One Parachlamydia sp. AcF125 DNA segment encodes these proteins:
- a CDS encoding lipase maturation factor family protein encodes MFYPESYTIACQLFYRLLGFIYFFAFGAFLFQIRGLIGIRGILPLKEHLNSLKNYPLRKRLHYAPTLFWINSSNTALMGLTSLGVISSIFLMLGWHPAVQLFLLYFLYLSIVGGGQDFLAFGWEGFLLEMTVHAFFMSLTPVPCHLIWASANLLLFRFHFQAGAVKLLSNDPSWRNLTAIAYHYQTQPLPNTIAWYAHKLPLWFHKTSVLFMFFAELIAPFGAFLGEKTRLITFIVLVFLQYGIWLTGNFSFLNHLTAIFCMILLNNRILSPILTTPIEGVEPSLYLVSFINGVGGILLLLQCLRLWNVFFPHPFAEKFFRYIAPFHLVNRYGIFAVMTTKRFEIVIEGSQDGFHWEEYLFRYKPSEVTRRPRRISPYQPRLDWQAWFLPFTQYGAEPWFKNFLVHLLKGTPDVTALLRKNPFPSAPPRYIRSVIYNYTFTSYEERQKNGCWWNRTFIAEYGPVMHLKDK; translated from the coding sequence ATGTTTTATCCGGAATCTTACACAATTGCTTGCCAACTTTTTTATCGGCTTTTGGGATTCATTTATTTTTTTGCTTTCGGCGCTTTTCTTTTCCAAATTCGAGGGCTCATTGGGATTCGGGGAATCTTACCCTTAAAAGAACATTTAAATTCTCTAAAAAACTATCCCCTTCGCAAACGTCTTCATTATGCCCCTACCCTTTTTTGGATTAATTCTAGCAATACTGCCTTGATGGGGCTGACAAGTTTGGGCGTTATTTCTTCGATTTTTTTAATGTTAGGGTGGCATCCTGCTGTACAATTATTCCTTCTTTATTTTTTATATCTTTCGATTGTTGGAGGAGGGCAAGACTTTCTTGCATTTGGTTGGGAAGGTTTTTTATTAGAAATGACTGTACATGCTTTTTTCATGAGCTTAACCCCTGTGCCCTGCCATTTAATTTGGGCAAGCGCTAACCTCCTTCTATTTCGCTTCCATTTTCAAGCTGGAGCGGTCAAATTACTAAGCAATGACCCCTCGTGGAGAAATTTAACCGCTATTGCTTATCACTATCAAACCCAGCCTCTTCCAAATACAATTGCCTGGTACGCGCATAAATTACCGCTGTGGTTTCACAAAACTTCTGTCTTATTCATGTTTTTTGCCGAATTGATTGCTCCTTTTGGAGCTTTTCTTGGGGAAAAGACCCGCCTGATCACTTTTATTGTGCTTGTCTTTTTGCAATATGGAATTTGGTTAACTGGAAATTTTTCCTTTCTTAACCATTTAACTGCCATATTTTGTATGATTCTTCTCAATAACAGGATTTTATCACCTATTTTGACAACCCCTATAGAAGGGGTTGAGCCATCCTTATACTTGGTAAGCTTCATTAATGGGGTTGGTGGCATTTTGCTTTTATTGCAATGCTTGCGACTATGGAATGTATTTTTCCCCCACCCTTTTGCGGAAAAATTTTTCCGCTATATAGCTCCTTTCCATTTGGTCAATCGATATGGAATTTTTGCTGTCATGACAACTAAGCGTTTTGAAATTGTCATTGAAGGTAGCCAAGATGGGTTTCATTGGGAAGAATACCTTTTTCGATACAAGCCCTCTGAAGTTACTCGCCGCCCACGCCGTATTTCTCCCTATCAGCCTAGGCTTGATTGGCAGGCTTGGTTTTTGCCTTTTACCCAATACGGAGCTGAACCTTGGTTCAAAAACTTTCTAGTGCACTTGTTAAAAGGAACGCCGGACGTTACAGCCTTATTGCGCAAAAACCCCTTTCCCTCCGCCCCTCCCCGCTATATTCGCTCTGTCATTTATAATTACACCTTTACGAGTTATGAAGAACGGCAAAAAAATGGATGCTGGTGGAATCGAACGTTTATTGCCGAATACGGCCCTGTGATGCATTTGAAAGATAAATAG
- a CDS encoding phosphoketolase family protein, whose protein sequence is MTNQSSESSRESLKNGHPLNCLTPEEVRKIHAYWSAANYLSVGQIYLLDNPLLRRPLKAEDVKPRLLGHWGTTPGLNFIYAHMNRAIKKYDLDMIYLAGPGHGGPGLVANVYLEGTYSEVYPNITQDEAGLKKLFKQFSFPGGIPSHVAPETPGSIHEGGELGYVLTHAFGAVFDNPDLIACCVIGDGEAETGPLAASWHSNKFLNPVYDGAVLPILHLNGYKIANPTLLNRISREELQSLLIGYGYKPYFVEGAEPEHMHQLMAATLDQVIKEIKEIQHHARKDGFKERPLWPMIVLATPKGWTGPKEIDGKKVEGYWRSHQVPFAEIAEKPEHLLRLEEWLRSYKPEELFDENGCLLEEYVELAPKGKRRMGANPHANGGELLRDLRIPDFSDYAIDIPAPGVVVAESARVMGTFLRDVMKANLDQKNFRIMGPDETASNRWNALFEVTNRMFAGEIVSDDDHLSPDGRVMEVLSEHLCQGWLEGYLLTGRHGFFSCYEAFIHIVDSMFNQHAKWLKTTRHISWRRPIASLNYFLTSHVWRQDHNGFSHQDPGFIDHVMNKKAEVIRIYLPPDANTLLSVTNHCLQSRNYVNVIIAGKQPALHYLTMDEAIKHCTKGIGIWKWASNDYGEEPDVIMVSCGDIPTLETLAAIDLLRKHIPDIKIRMINVVDLMVLQPHTEHPHGLTDLEYDDLFTRDKPIVFAFHGYPWLIHRLTYRRANHENLHVRGYKEEGTTTTPFDMVVLNDLDRFHLMLDVVERIPRFSKMRAYIREFVEGKLIDHAHYIRRVGDDMPEIRDWKWPYGYSSTSAPYTS, encoded by the coding sequence ATGACAAACCAATCGTCTGAATCATCAAGAGAGAGCCTTAAAAATGGGCACCCTCTAAATTGTTTAACCCCTGAAGAAGTTAGAAAAATTCATGCTTATTGGAGTGCCGCCAATTATCTATCAGTAGGACAGATTTACCTGCTTGATAATCCGCTCCTGCGTCGACCATTAAAAGCTGAAGATGTTAAGCCCAGATTGTTGGGACATTGGGGGACTACGCCGGGCCTAAATTTCATTTATGCTCACATGAATCGAGCGATTAAAAAGTACGACTTAGATATGATTTATTTGGCAGGCCCAGGACATGGCGGGCCGGGGTTAGTTGCGAATGTATATCTAGAAGGAACCTATAGCGAAGTCTATCCTAATATCACCCAAGATGAAGCGGGCTTAAAAAAACTGTTCAAACAATTTTCTTTCCCGGGAGGAATTCCTAGCCATGTGGCGCCTGAAACGCCCGGATCAATCCATGAAGGGGGAGAGCTCGGCTATGTACTGACACATGCTTTTGGGGCTGTATTTGATAACCCTGACTTGATTGCATGCTGCGTGATTGGAGATGGAGAAGCTGAGACCGGTCCCTTAGCTGCAAGTTGGCATTCTAATAAGTTTCTGAATCCCGTGTATGATGGCGCTGTTTTGCCTATTCTACACTTAAATGGATATAAAATCGCAAACCCCACTCTCTTAAACCGGATTAGCCGGGAAGAATTACAAAGTCTCTTAATTGGGTATGGCTATAAGCCTTATTTCGTAGAGGGGGCTGAACCGGAGCACATGCACCAGCTCATGGCAGCAACCTTGGATCAAGTGATTAAAGAAATTAAAGAGATTCAACACCATGCTCGCAAAGATGGATTTAAAGAGCGTCCTTTATGGCCTATGATTGTCTTAGCCACTCCAAAGGGATGGACAGGCCCTAAAGAGATTGATGGGAAAAAAGTGGAAGGTTATTGGCGCTCCCACCAGGTTCCCTTTGCAGAAATAGCCGAAAAACCTGAGCATTTATTGCGGCTAGAAGAATGGTTGAGAAGCTATAAGCCGGAAGAGCTTTTTGATGAAAACGGCTGTCTTCTCGAAGAATATGTAGAGCTTGCTCCCAAAGGAAAGCGGCGCATGGGAGCAAATCCCCACGCCAACGGGGGAGAATTGTTAAGGGATTTGCGGATCCCAGATTTTAGCGATTACGCCATTGATATCCCTGCTCCAGGCGTTGTAGTGGCTGAATCGGCTAGGGTCATGGGGACTTTTCTGCGCGATGTGATGAAGGCTAACTTAGATCAAAAAAACTTTCGCATAATGGGGCCGGATGAAACAGCTTCAAACCGGTGGAATGCATTATTTGAGGTGACCAATCGGATGTTTGCCGGCGAAATCGTGTCAGATGACGATCATCTTTCCCCAGATGGCCGCGTCATGGAAGTTTTAAGTGAACACCTTTGCCAGGGGTGGCTAGAAGGTTACCTATTAACGGGGCGGCACGGATTTTTCTCCTGTTACGAGGCTTTTATTCATATTGTAGATTCTATGTTCAATCAGCATGCGAAATGGCTAAAAACCACGCGCCATATTTCTTGGAGACGCCCAATTGCCTCCCTAAATTATTTTTTAACTTCCCATGTATGGAGGCAAGACCATAACGGATTTTCTCACCAAGATCCCGGCTTTATTGATCACGTGATGAATAAAAAAGCTGAAGTGATTCGCATTTATTTACCCCCTGACGCTAATACCCTTTTATCCGTCACGAACCATTGTTTGCAAAGTCGCAATTACGTCAACGTGATTATTGCGGGAAAACAGCCCGCTTTACACTATTTAACCATGGATGAAGCCATTAAGCACTGCACAAAAGGGATTGGAATTTGGAAGTGGGCAAGTAACGATTACGGTGAAGAACCCGATGTGATTATGGTCTCTTGTGGGGATATCCCAACGCTTGAGACTTTGGCTGCTATCGATTTACTTCGCAAGCATATTCCAGATATTAAAATCAGAATGATCAATGTGGTGGATTTGATGGTATTGCAGCCTCATACAGAGCATCCACATGGATTGACTGATCTGGAATATGATGACTTGTTTACTAGAGATAAGCCGATCGTATTTGCTTTCCATGGCTATCCGTGGCTGATTCATCGTTTAACTTATCGACGCGCCAATCATGAAAATCTGCATGTGCGCGGTTATAAAGAAGAAGGGACGACAACCACTCCTTTTGACATGGTGGTATTAAATGATCTCGATCGCTTTCACCTCATGCTAGATGTAGTAGAGCGAATTCCCCGATTTAGCAAAATGCGAGCCTATATCCGAGAATTTGTTGAAGGCAAATTAATCGATCACGCCCATTATATTCGCCGGGTTGGAGACGACATGCCCGAAATTAGGGATTGGAAATGGCCCTATGGATATTCATCAACATCCGCCCCCTACACAAGCTAA
- the pknD gene encoding serine/threonine-protein kinase PknD produces the protein MHCPSCHSRFFLYRSEKDRQASFCPFCGHPLQGEVLPKEEEEWIPLISEDIPSEESIKYSIGPYQILDPIGKGGMGEVLLAYDPSCGRKIALKKIREDLVECSPITRRFLKEARITSQLTHPAIIPIYTIQAKETPTYYTMPFVEGNTLKQILRTAREQEKRGEKAEQGSISSLIRIFLSVCQAVAYAHAKGVLHRDLKPENIIVGQYGQVVILDWGLAKIIRHPEEEEGENEKTPISPTLTKVGKVVGTVSYMAPERAKGGEATVQTDIYSLGVILYQLLTLYPPFRRTTLKEYRKKMDEEVLIDPMEMAPYRDVPLILSKIVTKCLEIQVDQRYQTVDELIRDLENYIEGRSEWFLIAELDVACKEDWEFQENVLIAEHMAITRTTEVSDWVSLMISRSSFTGNIKLEADVRIGEQGHGLGFLLSIPEAAERQNLNDGYCLWIGTATNKSTKLLRSTVEVVSSPSTFLHQNTWYHICIEKIDNNIYFYINDVLQFSYIGHLPLTGTHIGLLARDADFEIKNFYVHVGNQNIMVNCLVVPDAFLAHKNYAAALTEYRRIGYSFPGRAEGREAMFRAGITLLEQANSLIDPAEKSQTYDAALDEFQKLRGTPGAPLEYLGKALVYQALHEYDEEVKCHELAIRRYPHHPLLPLLQEHIVFRMHECSRYNRKATYQFILLVTTHLPKVVENRNTKKLFQSLQKHWEPLLFMLPEKHFETIPQISLHFFSMQIAFWLAKPYVLLEIIDDLLVFRPFAVETIGNALYSLLELGAWELAAKKITQIENKDLLEYTSLDFQATLRVLKFGIMLKKEGLRKTAADFVDSLKSSHMSPDEERMLCYLTISANDEDQRDLIPFFQEKARQYPLSEVANFRFKCLEISYYLYTNDWKKAGELLHSFPMDMLTQDKNLLHFLYGCWLYATEGKEIAFAHFSVNLEVPYPRTWSLFMHYLRGKAGEKQPWFQRAFLWEKRMLYRQLALFYHCAGDQAKSHHYQNLKNLEYLAPDGSVKIP, from the coding sequence ATGCATTGTCCAAGCTGCCATTCTCGATTTTTTTTATATCGTTCCGAAAAAGACCGCCAAGCTAGTTTTTGCCCTTTTTGTGGACACCCCCTGCAAGGAGAAGTTCTCCCTAAAGAAGAGGAAGAATGGATTCCTCTCATTTCTGAAGATATCCCATCTGAAGAATCTATAAAATATTCAATCGGTCCCTACCAAATTTTAGATCCCATTGGAAAAGGGGGAATGGGGGAAGTTCTACTTGCTTATGACCCCTCATGTGGAAGGAAAATCGCCTTAAAAAAAATTCGAGAAGACTTAGTGGAGTGCTCACCCATTACGCGGAGGTTTTTAAAAGAAGCCAGGATCACCAGCCAACTTACCCATCCTGCCATCATTCCCATTTATACTATTCAAGCAAAAGAGACTCCAACTTATTACACAATGCCTTTTGTAGAGGGTAATACGCTTAAACAAATTTTAAGAACAGCTCGCGAACAAGAAAAACGGGGTGAAAAAGCAGAGCAAGGAAGCATCTCTTCTTTAATTCGGATCTTTCTCAGTGTGTGCCAAGCGGTAGCTTATGCCCACGCTAAAGGAGTTTTGCATCGAGACCTCAAACCAGAAAACATTATCGTAGGACAATATGGCCAAGTGGTCATTTTGGACTGGGGTCTTGCAAAAATTATCCGCCACCCAGAGGAAGAGGAAGGTGAAAATGAAAAAACACCCATTTCCCCTACGCTAACTAAAGTGGGAAAAGTTGTAGGCACAGTTTCTTATATGGCTCCAGAAAGAGCTAAAGGGGGAGAAGCAACTGTCCAAACAGATATCTATTCCCTAGGAGTCATTCTTTATCAACTTTTGACCTTATATCCTCCATTTAGACGCACGACACTCAAAGAGTATCGAAAAAAAATGGATGAGGAAGTGCTTATCGATCCTATGGAAATGGCACCTTATCGAGATGTCCCCTTAATTCTTTCCAAAATTGTTACCAAATGCCTAGAAATCCAAGTTGATCAACGCTATCAAACTGTTGACGAACTTATTCGAGATTTGGAAAACTACATTGAAGGGCGCTCAGAATGGTTTCTTATTGCTGAATTAGATGTTGCCTGTAAAGAAGACTGGGAATTTCAAGAAAATGTTCTGATTGCAGAACATATGGCTATTACCCGAACAACCGAAGTTTCAGATTGGGTCAGCTTGATGATTTCCCGATCTTCTTTTACAGGGAACATCAAACTCGAAGCAGACGTCCGAATTGGTGAGCAAGGGCACGGCTTAGGATTTCTTTTAAGCATTCCTGAGGCAGCTGAAAGGCAAAACTTAAATGATGGGTACTGCCTATGGATAGGAACAGCTACAAATAAATCCACCAAGCTTTTGCGCTCCACCGTTGAAGTTGTAAGTTCACCCAGTACTTTTCTCCATCAAAATACCTGGTATCATATTTGTATCGAAAAAATTGATAACAACATCTACTTCTACATCAATGATGTTTTACAATTTTCTTATATCGGCCACCTTCCTCTTACAGGGACCCACATCGGCCTGCTTGCGCGCGATGCCGATTTTGAAATCAAAAATTTTTATGTGCATGTGGGGAACCAAAATATTATGGTCAACTGCCTTGTTGTTCCAGATGCCTTCTTAGCCCATAAGAACTATGCAGCGGCCTTAACCGAATATCGACGTATTGGTTATTCTTTTCCTGGTAGGGCTGAGGGACGGGAAGCCATGTTTCGAGCCGGCATTACTTTATTGGAACAAGCCAATTCTTTAATAGATCCAGCTGAAAAAAGCCAAACTTACGACGCGGCGTTAGATGAATTTCAAAAATTGCGCGGCACGCCTGGAGCTCCTTTAGAATATTTGGGAAAAGCGTTGGTTTATCAAGCCCTACATGAGTATGACGAGGAAGTCAAGTGCCACGAACTTGCAATTAGACGATACCCCCATCACCCTCTGCTTCCCCTTTTGCAAGAGCATATTGTGTTTCGCATGCACGAATGTTCCAGATACAACCGCAAAGCCACTTATCAATTTATTTTATTAGTAACCACTCACTTACCCAAAGTAGTTGAAAATCGCAACACCAAAAAACTTTTTCAAAGCTTGCAGAAACACTGGGAGCCTTTGCTATTTATGCTTCCAGAAAAACACTTCGAAACGATTCCTCAAATTTCCCTCCATTTTTTTTCTATGCAAATCGCTTTTTGGCTGGCAAAGCCCTATGTTCTTCTTGAAATTATTGACGATCTTCTAGTTTTTCGTCCCTTTGCCGTAGAAACAATCGGAAATGCCTTATATTCTCTTTTAGAGCTTGGGGCCTGGGAACTTGCCGCTAAAAAAATAACGCAAATCGAGAATAAAGACCTTTTGGAGTATACCTCTTTAGATTTTCAGGCCACACTGCGGGTATTGAAATTTGGCATCATGCTAAAGAAAGAAGGCTTGAGAAAAACAGCAGCCGACTTTGTGGATTCCTTAAAAAGCTCCCATATGTCTCCTGATGAAGAGCGGATGCTTTGCTATTTGACAATTAGCGCAAATGACGAGGACCAACGCGATCTCATTCCGTTTTTCCAAGAAAAAGCGCGCCAGTACCCCCTTTCAGAAGTTGCAAATTTTCGCTTTAAATGCCTGGAAATTTCCTACTATTTGTACACTAATGATTGGAAAAAAGCGGGAGAACTTTTGCATAGCTTCCCCATGGATATGTTAACTCAAGATAAAAACCTCCTTCATTTTTTATACGGTTGCTGGTTATATGCGACTGAAGGAAAGGAAATTGCTTTTGCCCATTTCTCGGTTAATTTAGAAGTCCCCTACCCACGCACATGGTCGCTATTTATGCATTATCTGCGCGGAAAAGCAGGCGAAAAACAACCCTGGTTTCAACGGGCCTTTTTGTGGGAAAAAAGAATGCTTTATCGTCAGCTTGCTTTATTTTATCATTGCGCCGGAGATCAAGCTAAATCGCATCATTATCAAAATTTAAAAAATTTAGAATACTTAGCGCCTGATGGATCAGTTAAAATCCCCTAA
- the queF gene encoding NADPH-dependent 7-cyano-7-deazaguanine reductase QueF (Catalyzes the NADPH-dependent reduction of 7-cyano-7-deazaguanine (preQ0) to 7-aminomethyl-7-deazaguanine (preQ1) in queuosine biosynthesis) has translation MLDQSPLGKQTKYVTLYSPGLLFAIPRTLARSKIGLSTLPFTGMDIWNSYEVSWLDEKGKPQIAFGEFHFPYDTPNIIESKSFKLYLNSFNQTKVRSLEKLQEILEQDLSNVSLGSVKVKLYSPSDFKKQSLHEFSGTCLDGLEIETDTYSVFPEFLSTAPQEEVEEAVYSELLKSNCLATGQPDWGTVLIRYVGKKIEHAGLLKYIISYRNHSGFHEDCVEKIFHDISTHCKPEKLTVYARYVRRGGLDINPFRSNFEVAPPNLRLNRQ, from the coding sequence ATGTTAGATCAATCCCCTTTAGGAAAGCAAACAAAGTATGTAACGTTATATTCTCCAGGGTTGTTATTTGCAATTCCTCGCACACTGGCCCGCAGTAAAATTGGTCTCTCTACCCTCCCGTTTACTGGAATGGATATTTGGAATTCCTATGAAGTTTCATGGCTAGATGAAAAAGGAAAACCCCAGATTGCGTTCGGGGAGTTCCATTTTCCCTATGATACGCCAAATATTATTGAATCTAAGTCGTTTAAATTATATTTAAATTCTTTCAATCAAACTAAAGTCCGTTCATTAGAAAAACTTCAAGAGATTTTAGAGCAAGACCTTTCCAACGTTTCTCTCGGCTCAGTTAAAGTAAAACTATATTCTCCCTCAGATTTTAAAAAGCAATCGCTGCACGAGTTTTCGGGGACTTGTCTCGATGGGTTAGAGATCGAAACAGATACTTACTCTGTATTCCCTGAATTTTTATCGACCGCACCTCAAGAAGAGGTAGAAGAAGCCGTCTATAGCGAACTCCTTAAATCTAATTGCTTAGCGACTGGACAACCTGATTGGGGAACAGTGTTAATTCGGTATGTGGGTAAGAAAATCGAACACGCAGGCCTTTTAAAATATATTATCTCTTATCGCAATCATTCAGGTTTTCATGAAGATTGTGTGGAAAAAATATTTCACGACATCTCTACCCATTGCAAACCTGAAAAACTCACCGTTTACGCCCGTTATGTGCGGCGTGGAGGGTTGGATATTAACCCTTTTCGCTCGAATTTCGAAGTCGCCCCTCCTAATCTTCGACTAAATCGGCAGTAA
- a CDS encoding peptidylprolyl isomerase encodes MMISKKTLPFLVAFAAFFSTFPLAAEPSLFRSQPEKIHVNNRVLATINGKVITVMDVMKKLDLVFYRNFPEYASSAAARYQFYQAHWGEVLQDLIDKELVLADAEEMNLPLTNGDIRQEMEETFGPDIIHNLDKAGLTYDEAWDSIKGDIIIRRMLYYRVNTKAQTQVTPQAIQAAYEQYAQKNVRPKEWSYYMISVRDEQDDKGAEIANQIYQHLQASSVKTEALQESLKIWLGKDAAQVSVSTKLSHLENEVTEENKQILSSLSPGNYSKPIAQKSRATKSTVYRLFYLDSFKPGGAPSYDEMKERIKNNLIEEAINKETHLYLEKLRARFGVNKINARETLPKDFEPFSLN; translated from the coding sequence ATGATGATTTCAAAAAAAACTCTCCCTTTCCTTGTGGCCTTTGCTGCTTTTTTCTCTACATTTCCCCTAGCAGCAGAGCCCTCCCTTTTCAGGAGCCAGCCTGAAAAAATCCATGTCAATAACCGTGTACTTGCCACCATAAACGGGAAAGTCATCACTGTAATGGATGTGATGAAAAAACTGGATTTAGTGTTTTATCGCAACTTTCCCGAATATGCCTCTTCCGCAGCAGCACGCTACCAATTTTACCAAGCACACTGGGGAGAAGTCTTACAAGATTTGATTGATAAAGAGCTTGTTCTCGCTGATGCTGAAGAAATGAACCTTCCTTTAACAAATGGGGATATCCGGCAAGAAATGGAAGAAACGTTTGGCCCCGATATCATTCACAATTTAGATAAAGCTGGGCTGACTTATGATGAAGCGTGGGACTCAATCAAAGGAGATATCATTATCCGTCGGATGCTTTACTACCGGGTGAATACTAAAGCCCAAACTCAAGTCACTCCTCAAGCCATTCAAGCGGCTTATGAACAATATGCTCAAAAAAACGTGAGGCCTAAAGAATGGAGCTACTACATGATTTCCGTTCGAGATGAGCAAGATGACAAGGGGGCCGAAATTGCCAACCAGATTTATCAACATCTGCAAGCTTCCTCTGTTAAAACTGAAGCTTTGCAGGAAAGCCTCAAAATATGGTTAGGAAAGGATGCGGCGCAAGTAAGTGTCTCTACTAAACTTTCCCATTTGGAAAACGAAGTAACCGAGGAAAATAAACAGATCCTTTCCTCTTTATCTCCTGGAAATTACAGTAAACCCATTGCTCAAAAAAGTCGCGCAACTAAATCCACTGTATACCGCTTATTTTATTTAGACAGCTTCAAACCAGGCGGAGCCCCTTCTTATGATGAGATGAAAGAGAGAATTAAAAATAATTTAATAGAAGAAGCGATTAACAAAGAAACCCATTTATACCTAGAAAAACTGAGAGCCCGCTTCGGCGTCAACAAGATTAATGCACGAGAAACGCTTCCGAAAGACTTTGAACCTTTTTCGTTAAATTAA
- the rsmA gene encoding 16S rRNA (adenine(1518)-N(6)/adenine(1519)-N(6))-dimethyltransferase RsmA encodes MPLYKPNELFAFLNSLGIRPKKGLSQNFLIDGNILRKILAAAAVNSDDVILEIGPGPGSLTECLLAAGTKVIAVEKDIQLAEALIRLQTPLPSLQVYCEDILDFPIENTLQPALKEGKKAKVIANLPYHLTSSILSELVPLHNLFSTITVMVQEEVARRFTASPGSREYSAFTVFLNFFSHPTYNFKVGKQCFYPAPKVDSAVITLQLKSPPKVDQQDFFALTRKAFEQRRKMLKSALKPIYKPSLVAEALMGISLNPMARAEDLSLEDYLKLFAFLEKMAI; translated from the coding sequence ATGCCTCTCTATAAACCAAATGAATTATTCGCTTTTTTGAATTCTTTGGGAATCCGTCCTAAGAAAGGCTTGTCACAGAATTTTTTAATTGACGGGAATATTTTGCGAAAGATTTTAGCAGCTGCCGCTGTTAATTCAGACGATGTGATCCTTGAAATAGGCCCGGGCCCAGGTTCTCTTACAGAATGCTTACTTGCAGCAGGAACAAAAGTCATTGCGGTCGAAAAAGACATTCAGTTGGCGGAGGCTCTTATTCGATTGCAAACTCCTCTGCCATCTTTGCAAGTTTATTGCGAGGATATTTTAGACTTTCCCATTGAAAACACGTTACAGCCTGCATTAAAAGAAGGCAAAAAAGCTAAAGTCATTGCAAACCTTCCCTATCATTTAACCTCTTCCATTTTAAGTGAACTTGTTCCTCTACATAACCTCTTTTCAACTATCACTGTCATGGTTCAAGAAGAGGTCGCTCGGCGCTTTACAGCTTCTCCAGGCTCTCGAGAGTATAGCGCATTTACGGTCTTCCTTAATTTCTTCTCCCATCCTACCTATAATTTTAAAGTGGGAAAACAGTGCTTTTACCCGGCTCCAAAAGTCGATTCCGCCGTGATAACACTCCAGTTGAAATCGCCTCCCAAAGTCGATCAGCAGGATTTTTTTGCTCTTACCAGAAAGGCATTTGAACAGCGAAGAAAAATGTTAAAAAGTGCTCTAAAACCTATTTACAAGCCTAGTTTGGTGGCAGAAGCTTTAATGGGAATCAGCTTAAATCCTATGGCAAGAGCGGAAGATTTAAGCTTGGAGGATTATTTGAAGTTATTTGCTTTTTTAGAGAAAATGGCCATCTAA
- a CDS encoding aldo/keto reductase, producing MEYRQLGYSGFKVPVLSFGTATFGGGNAFFKAWGNTDAKEASRLIDICLESGLNMFDSADIYSNGLAEEVLGQAIKGRREKVLISTKATFRFGSDPNDVGSSRYHLIKACEGSLKRLGTDYIDLYQMHGFDAMTPVEETLSALDTLIKSGKIRYIGCSNFSGWHLMKSLATSEKYGWARYVAYQGYYSLIGRDYEWELMPLNLDQKVGLTVWSPLGWGRLTGKIRRGQPLPGISRLSATSDLGPPVEEEFLYKVVDALEEIAKETGKSIPQVALNWLLQRPTVASIIVGARDEQQLKDNLGAVGWNLTPEQVKKLDLASERTPIYPYWHQKGFEERNPSPIKIV from the coding sequence ATGGAATATAGGCAGTTAGGATACTCTGGTTTTAAAGTGCCTGTCTTAAGTTTTGGGACCGCTACTTTTGGAGGGGGAAACGCATTTTTTAAAGCATGGGGAAACACAGATGCTAAAGAAGCTTCTCGCCTGATAGATATTTGCTTAGAAAGTGGATTAAACATGTTTGATAGCGCAGATATCTATTCGAATGGATTAGCAGAAGAAGTTTTGGGGCAAGCAATTAAAGGGCGGCGAGAAAAGGTTTTGATTTCTACTAAAGCGACATTCCGATTTGGCTCAGATCCTAACGATGTAGGTTCTTCTCGCTATCATTTAATCAAGGCGTGTGAAGGAAGCCTCAAACGTCTCGGCACGGATTATATTGATCTTTATCAAATGCATGGTTTTGATGCCATGACTCCTGTTGAAGAAACGTTGAGCGCTTTAGACACCCTCATTAAAAGTGGAAAAATTCGCTATATAGGCTGTTCCAATTTCTCTGGGTGGCATCTCATGAAATCTTTAGCTACCTCAGAAAAATATGGCTGGGCGCGCTATGTGGCCTATCAAGGGTATTATTCCCTCATTGGACGTGACTATGAATGGGAACTCATGCCTTTAAATTTGGATCAAAAAGTAGGTTTAACTGTTTGGAGCCCCTTAGGTTGGGGACGATTGACGGGAAAAATTCGTCGCGGTCAGCCATTGCCAGGGATAAGTCGTTTGTCTGCTACGAGTGATCTAGGTCCGCCGGTGGAAGAGGAATTCTTATATAAAGTGGTGGATGCCCTCGAGGAAATAGCTAAAGAAACAGGTAAATCAATCCCTCAAGTCGCATTAAATTGGCTGTTACAGCGTCCTACCGTAGCTAGCATTATTGTGGGAGCTCGCGATGAGCAGCAGCTAAAAGATAATTTAGGGGCCGTAGGTTGGAATTTAACTCCAGAGCAAGTTAAAAAACTAGATCTGGCGAGCGAGCGAACGCCTATTTATCCTTATTGGCATCAAAAAGGTTTCGAGGAAAGAAACCCTTCTCCTATTAAAATAGTTTAA